ATATTTTCTTTGTAGAAAAAGGTCTGATAAAGATGTATTCTATTGATAAAAACGGAAAGGAACATATTATACAATTTGCCCCTGAAAGCTGGCTGATTTCTGACCGAAGCAGTCTTTATTTCAATGAAAAATCCATTTATTATATAGAAGCAGTGGAAGATTCGGAAGTTCTGTTCCTTCACCCTGATTTCTTTAATAAGTTAGTGGAACAGTTCCCGAACAGTATTGAAAGAAGTGATTTTCTTCTTCAGAAACATATCAGAAGTCTTCAGAACAGGATCAATTCTTTGTTGGGAGAAACGGCAGAAGAAAGATACATGAAATTCATTAAAATGTATCCGGATTTACTTCTGAGAGTTCCACAATGGATGATTGCTTCCTATCTTGGAATTACACCTGAAAGTTTGAGCCGTGTAAGAAAAGAACTGGCAAGGAAAAATTTCGTTCCGGATAATAAATAAAAAAAGCTGGGAGATGGAAGAAGGAGGCTTGAAGTTCTGGTGAATAAAGAGCTGTAAGATATCCTTTACATTATCAATGAAAATTGAGATAATTTTTTTAAGACTACAATAATTTCCATCTTCCATCCTTCATCTTCCTTATTTTAAATAAATCTTTTTCGCAAGATTTCCAATCTGTGTAAGCTTTTCCTGGGTATTTTCAGTCCATGGAAGTCCTATGCAAAGTCTCATGCAGTTTTCAAACTGGTTCTGAAAGGTAAACATTCTTCCGGGAGCAATACTGATATTTTGTCTGATGGCGAGATCATATAATTCTGTGGTTCTTATTTTTTTATCAAATTCTACCCATAAAGAAAGTCCTCCCTGCGGACGGCTGGTTTTGGTTCCTTCCGGAAAAGATTCAGCAATCGTCTGAACATAATTCTGATAATTGAACTGTAATGTTCTGCGAAGCTGATGAAGATGTTTTTCATATTTTCCTGACTTCAAAAAGTTGGCAACAGCTTCATTCACAATCGAAATAGAAGAGGTGGAATGCAGAAGTTTAAGCTTAAGAATTTTATCTTTATACTTTCCCGGAGCAATCCAGCCTACACGATAACCTGGAGCCAGTGTTTTTGAAATAGAGCTGCAATACAGTACGTTTCCGTCTTTATCGAAAGATTTACAGCATTTTGG
The nucleotide sequence above comes from Chryseobacterium sp. 7. Encoded proteins:
- a CDS encoding Crp/Fnr family transcriptional regulator — translated: MKNINNYLAKVLNVPLQNVNTCSLHYEVKKIPKNQFLLQYGEICRHIFFVEKGLIKMYSIDKNGKEHIIQFAPESWLISDRSSLYFNEKSIYYIEAVEDSEVLFLHPDFFNKLVEQFPNSIERSDFLLQKHIRSLQNRINSLLGETAEERYMKFIKMYPDLLLRVPQWMIASYLGITPESLSRVRKELARKNFVPDNK